In Sorghum bicolor cultivar BTx623 chromosome 10, Sorghum_bicolor_NCBIv3, whole genome shotgun sequence, one genomic interval encodes:
- the LOC8085371 gene encoding cyclin-dependent kinase F-1, with translation MAIGGGGSWSIHGRADVTSRYEVLGHAGSGAYADVYRGRRRSDGSAVALKEVHDAVSARREAEALLAIPPSPNVVALLDHFPGGDCDDDVLVLEWLPLDLAAVVRDARRRAGGGEGPGGIPASQLKRWMLQVLEGVAACHRAGVVHRDLKPENLLISEDGVLKVADFGQARILQQTTPTFQEMHPHEHSSGMETWIPQQPAVLQGTEEEPTSYESDATAGQEPETLTAADYLHELDLLRAKSSDVDKMSLQDGDASCLATCSTGDIEDDPFRASDSYNVEGIGEDSGAFTSCVGTRWFRAPELLYGSTNYGLEIDLWSLGCILAELLKLEPLFPGMADIDQISRIINVLGDITEETFPGCSNLPDYNKIFFNKVGKPAGLEACLPNRSPTEVSIIKQLICYDTTKRASAADLLNHRYFMEEPLPAPIEGLQVPASKDDDDDSSMEEWGNYRDGVSDSDFDEFGSMDVTKTDNGFSIRFS, from the exons ATGGcgatcggcggcggcgggagctgGAGTATCCACGGCCGCGCTGACGTCACATCCCGTTACGAGGTCCTCGGCCACGCGGGCTCCGGCGCCTACGCTGACGTctaccgcggccgccgccgatcCGACGGTTCCGCTGTCGCGCTCAAGGAGGTCCACGACGCCGTCAGCGCTCGCCGCGAGGCCGAGGCTCTCCTAGCCATTCCCCCTTCCCCCAACGTCGTCGCACTCCTCGACCACTTCCCCGGCGGCGACTGCGACGACGATGTCCTCGTCCTCGAGTGGCTCCCGCTCGACCTCGCCGCCGTTGTGCGTGATGCGAGGAGGCGCGCGGGCGGGGGCGAGGGACCGGGAGGCATCCCCGCCTCGCAACTCAAACGGTGGATGCTGCAGGTGCTTGAGGGCGTCGCCGCGTGCCACCGCGCCGGCGTCGTGCACCGCGACCTGAAGCCTGAGAATCTGCTCATCTCGGAAGACGGGGTGCTCAAAGTCGCCGATTTTGGTCAG GCTAGGATACTTCAGCAGACAACACCTACTTTTCAAGAAATGCACCCACATGAGCACAGTTCAGGCATGGAAACATGGATTCCACAGCAACCAGCAGTGCTGCAAGGGACAGAAGAGGAACCAACATCTTATGAATCAGATGCTACTGCTGGTCAGGAGCCAGAGACCCTAACTGCAGCTGACTACCTTCATGAACTGGACCTGCTCCGGGCAAAATCCAGCGATGTTGACAAAATGAGCTTGCAGGATGGAGATGCATCCTGTCTTGCCACTTGCAGTACAGGAGACATTGAAGATGATCCATTCCGAGCCTCCGACTCATACAATGTGGAAGGCATAGGTGAAGATTCTGGTGCCTTCACTTCTTGTGTTGGTACTAGGTGGTTCAGGGCTCCTGAGCTTTTATATGGGTCAACAAACTATGGGCTAGAGATTGATCTCTGGTCGCTTGGATGCATTTTGGCAGAACTTCTGAAATTAGAGCCTTTGTTTCCAGGGATGGCGGATATTGATCAGATTAGTAGAATCATCAATGTCCTGGGTGATATAACAGAAGAAACATTTCCAGGCTGTTCAAACTTGCCAGATTACAACAAGATTTTCTTTAACAAAGTTGGGAAACCGGCAGGCCTTGAAGCATGTCTTCCTAACAGATCTCCTACTGAGGTTAGCATCATAAAGCAGCTAATTTGCTATGACACAACAAAGAGGGCCAGTGCTGCTGACCTGTTGAATCATCGGTACTTTATGGAAGAGCCCTTGCCGGCACCTATAGAAGGATTACAAGTCCCGGCATCAAaggatgacgatgatgacagCTCAATGGAAGAATGGGGTAATTACAGGGATGGTGTCTCGGATTCAGACTTTGATGAGTTTGGTAGTATGGATGTCACCAAAACTGACAATGGTTTCAGCATACGCTTTTCGTGA